One window of the Mixophyes fleayi isolate aMixFle1 chromosome 6, aMixFle1.hap1, whole genome shotgun sequence genome contains the following:
- the PRPF6 gene encoding pre-mRNA-processing factor 6 produces MAASSSSGSGPGSSGPGNPGGASGLTATITGTMNKKKKPFLGMPAPLGYVPGLGRGATGFTTRSDIGPARDANDPVDDRHAPPGKRTVGDQMKKNQADDDDEDLNDTNYDEFNGYAGSLFSSGPYEKDDEEADAIYAALDKRMDERRKERREQREKEEIEKYRMERPKIQQQFSDLKRKLAEVTEEEWLSIPEVGDARNKRQRNPRHEKLTPVPDSFFAKHLQTGENHTSVDPRQSQFGGLNTPFPGGLNSPYPGGMTPGLMTPGSGDLDMRKIGQARNTLMDMRLSQVSDSVSGQTVVDPKGYLTDLNSMIPTHGGDINDIKKARLLLKSVRETNPHHPPAWIASARLEEVTGKLQVARNLIMKGTEMCPKSEDVWLEAARLQPGDTAKAVVAQAICHLPQSVRIYIRAAELETDLRAKKRVLRKALEHVPNSVRLWKAAVELEEPEDARIMLSRAVECCPTSVELWLALARLETYENARKVLNKARENIPTDRHIWITAAKLEEANGNTQMVEKIVDRAITSLRANGVEINREQWIQDAEECDKAGSVVTCQAVIRAVIGIGIEEEDRKHTWMEDADSCVSHSALECARAIYAHALQVFPSKKSVWLRAAYFEKNHGTRESLESLLQRAVAHCPKAEVLWLMGAKSKWLAGDVPAARSILALAFQANPNSEEIWLAAVKLESENNEYERARRLLAKARSSAPTARVFMKSVKLEWVLGNIEAAQELCEEALRHYEDFPKLWMMKGQIEEQSQLVELAREAYNQGLKKCPHSTPLWLLLSRLEEKVGQLTRARAILEKSRLKNPKTPELWLESVRLEFRAGLKNIANTLMAKALQECPNSGILWAEAIFLEARPQRKTKSVDALKKCEHDPHVLLAVAKLFWSERKISKARDWFHRTVKIDSDLGDAWATFYKFELQHGTEEQQEEIRKRCENVEPRHGELWCAVSKDIKNWQNKIGEILSLVASKIKNTF; encoded by the exons ATGGCGGCCTCCTCGTCTTCAGGAAGCGGCCCCGGGTCCTCAGGACCAGGGAATCCTGGGGGAGCGTCAGGATTAACAGCTACCATCACTGGCACCATGAACAAGAAGAAGAAGCCGTTCCTGGGCATGCCGGCCCCGCTGGGTTATGTCCCGGGTCTGGGTAGAGG TGCCACAGGTTTCACCACCCGTTCTGATATCGGTCCTGCCCGTGATGCCAATGACCCAGTGGATGACCGGCATGCCCCACCAGGGAAGAGGACAGTGGGGGACCAGATGAAGAAAAATCAAGCagatgatgacgatgaagatTTGAATGACACCAATTATGATGAG TTTAATGGCTATGCAGGAAGCTTGTTCTCCAGTGGCCCCTACGAGAAGGATGATGAGGAAGCTGATGCTATTTATGCTGCCCTTGACAAGAGAATGGATGAGAGGAGAAAGGAAAGAAG AGAGCAGAGGGAGAAAGAAGAAATTGAGAAATACCGTATGGAGCGTCCCAAAATACAGCAGCAATTTTCTGATTTAAAG AGGAAGCTGGCAGAAGTGACAGAGGAAGAGTGGCTGAGCATCCCAGAGGTTGGCGATGCTCGTAATAAACGCCAGAGAAACCCTCGTCATGAAAAATTGACCCCAGTTCCCGACAGCTTCTTTGCCAAACACTTACAGACCGGAGAGAACCACACATCTGTTGATCCCCGGCAGTCG CAATTTGGGGGCTTGAACACTCCTTTCCCTGGTGGGCTCAACAGTCCATACCCAGGAGGAATGACCCCTGGGCTGATGACACCTGGTTCCGGAGATTTGGACATGAGGAAAATTGGACAGGCCCGAAACACACTGATGGATATGAGGCTGAGTCAG GTGTCTGACTCTGTGAGTGGCCAAACAGTGGTGGATCCAAAGGGTTACCTGACTGATCTAAACTCTATGATCCCTACACATGGAGGAGACATTAA CGACATTAAGAAAGCTCGACTGCTGCTGAAGTCTGTGCGCGAAACTAACCCCCACCACCCACCGGCCTGGATTGCCTCTGCTCGTTTAGAAGAAGTTACGGGCAAGCTGCAAGTAGCTCGGAACCTCATCATGAAAGGAACAGAAATGTGTCCCAAG AGTGAAGATGTGTGGCTGGAGGCAGCCCGCCTGCAGCCAGGGGACACTGCAAAGGCCGTAGTGGCTCAGGCCATCTGCCACCTCCCTCAATCTGTCCGAATCTATATTCGTGCTGCAGAGCTGGAGACTGATCTCAGAGCAAAAAAACGTGTTTTGCGGAAAG CTCTGGAGCACGTTCCGAATTCCGTACGTTTGTGGAAGGCTGCTGTAGAACTAGAAGAACCCGAGGATGCTCGGATCATGTTGAGTCGTGCGGTGGAGTGCTGCCCTACCAGTGTGGAG CTCTGGCTGGCATTGGCCAGGCTCGAGACCTACGAGAATGCCCGCAAGGTCTTAAATAAGGCTCGTGAGAACATTCCTACTGACAGACATATATGGATTACAGCTGCAAAACTGGAAGAGGCAAATGGGAATACACAGATGGTGGAGAAGATCGTAGATAGAGCCATTACGTCCCTGAGAGCCAACGGGGTGGAAATTAATCGGGAGCAGTGGATACAG GATGCAGAAGAGTGTGACAAAGCTGGCAGTGTGGTGACGTGCCAGGCGGTAATCAGGGCAGTGATTGGCATTGGCATAGAAGAGGAGGACCGGAAACACACATGGATGGAGGATGCTGATAGT TGCGTGTCTCACAGTGCTTTGGAGTGTGCACGTGCCATCTATGCCCATGCCCTACAAGTTTTCCCCAGCAAGAAGAGTGTATGGCTCAGAGCGGCCTATTTTGAGAAGAATCATGGCACAAG GGAGTccctggagagccttctgcagaGAGCTGTTGCCCACTGTCCTAAAGCTGAAGTTTTATGGTTGATGGGTGCGAAGTCCAAATGGCTGGCAGGTGATGTGCCAGCTGCTAGGAGTATTCTTGCTTTGGCCTTCCAG GCTAACCCAAACAGTGAGGAGATCTGGTTGGCAGCCGTGAAATTGGAGTCTGAAAACAATGAATATGAGAGAGCTCGCAGACTGTTAGCCAAGGCGAGGAGCAGTGCACCAACTGCTAGG GTGTTCATGAAATCTGTGAAGCTGGAGTGGGTTTTGGGTAACATTGAGGCTGCTCAGGAGCTGTGCGAAGAGGCCCTGCGCCACTATGAGGATTTCCCAAAACTCTGGATGATGAAGGGACAGATCGAAGAACAAAGCCAACTTGTGGAATTGGCCAGAGAGGCATATAACCAAGGG CTGAAGAAATGCCCACATTCCACTCCCTTGTGGCTGTTGCTCTCCAGACTAGAAGAGAAAGTGGGGCAGCTAACTCGAGCACGAGCTATCCTGGAGAAGTCCCGTCTGAAAAATCCAAAGACCCCCGAGCTGTG GTTGGAGTCTGTACGTCTGGagttcagagctggattaaaaaACATTGCAAATACCTTGATGGCAAAGGCTTTGCAGGAATGCCCCAATTCAG GTATACTATGGGCAGAAGCCATTTTCTTAGAAGCCAGACCTCAGCGCAAGACCAAGAGTGTGGATGCCCTAAAGAAATGTGAACATGACCCACATGTTCTGTTGGCAGTGGCCAA